GCGATAGCGCCTCGGCTTGGGAGCGGTTTTGCGCTTGGGTCACCAGCACCAACAACCGCCTGTACGTGGGCTGGTTCGGCGTGTTGATGATCCCCACCCTGCTCACCGCAACCACCTGCTTCATTATCGCCTTCATCGCTGCTCCCCCCGTGGACATCGACGGCATCCGTGAACCCGTCGCAGGCTCCCTGCTGTACGGCAACAACATCATCACCGGCGCAGTGGTTCCCTCCAGCAACGCCATCGGTCTGCACCTGTATCCCATCTGGGAAGCCGCCTCTCTGGACGAGTGGCTGTACAACGGCGGTCCGTACCAACTGGTGTGCTTCCACTTCCTGATTGGCATCTTTGCCTATATGGGTCGTCAGTGGGAACTGAGCTACCGCCTGGGTATGCGTCCCTGGATCTGCGTTGCCTATAGCGCACCTCTGGCCGCCGCCACCTCGGTGTTCCTGATCTACCCCATCGGACAAGGCTCCTTCTCCGACGGTATGCCCCTGGGCATCTCCGGCACCTTCAACTTCATGTTCGTGTTCCAAGCAGAGCACAACATCCTGATGCACCCCTTCCACATGCTGGGCGTAGCAGGCGTGTTCGGCGGCTCCCTGTTCTCCGCCATGCACGGTTCGTTGGTGACCTCCTCCCTAGTGCGCGAGACCACCGAAGTTGAATCGCAGAACTACGGCTACAAGTTCGGACAAGAAGAAGAAACCTACAACATCGTTGCCGCCCACGGCTACTTTGGTCGGTTGATCTTCCAATACGCCAGCTTCAACAACAGCCGCTCGCTGCACTTCTTCCTGGGTGCATGGCCGGTGGTTTGCATCTGGTTCACGGCGCTGGGCATCAGCACGATGGCATTCAACCTGAACGGGTTCAACTTCAACCAGTCGGTGTTGGATAGCCAAGGTCGCGTGATCAACACCTGGGCAGACATCCTGAACCGCGCCAACCTGGGTATGGAAGTGATGCACGAGCGCAACGCTCACAACTTCCCGCTTGACCTGGCTTCGGGTGAGGCGATTCCTGTGGCGCTGACGGCTCCGGCAATCAACAGCTAGGGTTTGTTTCAATTCAGCGTTGCTGAGTTTGAATTCATCAGATTGGGATGGAGGAGTTTGTTCTTCCATCCCAATTTTTTATGCTGCTTTAGCCCAATTTTTATAGTGCTTTAGCGAATTTCAAACGTTATGATTGCAAGCTGAAAAGCCTGTGGCTTGGCGATCCCCGTTGCGGGATTGCCTTTTTGTTGGTATTCTCAGGTCTTGTTTCATTGCTTCTTAATTCTGTTTTAAGAACTTAAAGCGGAGTTGTTTGTTCGAGTTTCCATGAACCCACGTATCCCCAAACGCTACACGCTGATGATCGCCTGCACTGGGCGATCGCCCCTCACAATCACCTTTCGGCCTGCCGTTGTGCTGACAACTCTGGCCGTGGTTGCAGCGATCCCCATCGTCGGAGTTGGCAAAGTTTTTTACAACTACACCCAGCGAAATCACTCTCTTACGGAGGAAAACTCGGCCCTGGCAGAGCAGGCAAAGGAAATCCTAGAGCAAGTTGAGGTGCTGGAGGCGCAGATTGGTGACTTGCAGCAGCGGGCCGGCATGGAAGACGATTCTGGGACTGCTGAGGCTGAGTCGGCGGGCGATCGCCCCCTGCGTCCTCCCGTTCGACAGTCTGAAAGCAGCAACTTCCAGGGTGGACTCTCGCAGGCAGTGCCGCCGGAACTAATGCTGCAAGCGGCCCAGGCGCAAATTCCCGGATTGCTCCAAAAGTTGCAGCAGCGGGTGCAGCCTGCATTGGAAAAGACGCTGATCCGCGAAGACGCACGCCCCAAGGGAGTTCCGCTAAAAGGGCGAGGCGTGGAGATTTCTTCTGAGTTTGGGCTACGACGCAACCCCTTTGGCAGCGGCTACGAGCTACACCAGGGGATGGACTTTACCGCAGCCTACGGCACGCCGATTCATGCAACGGCTCCGGGGCGGGTTGTGACGGCGGGTTGGTCGCAGGGCGGCTATGGCTATCACGTCATTGTGGATCATGGCTATGGCTATCGCACGCTCTATGCCCACATGACCAAGGTTGAGGTCGAGGCGGGGGCGAAAATCGAGCGCGATCGCCTTGTGGGTTATCTAGGCAGCACCGGACGCTCCAGCGGCCCCCACCTGCATTACGGGGTGTATTACAACGATCAGCCCATCGACCCCAAAGACTATCTGGAGTAGGATTTAGCTGGAAGCAGCGCATCTACGTCTTAAAGCACCGCGTCGGTAGTTCTTCGGATCTCTCTGGATGTCGTGTTGACTTTCTCGATCAGCCTCGACCAGCCAAACGTATCCGCTTTGAACGTATCCGCTTTGATAGTACAAAGCTGGGTCTGCTGTAGAATTCTGCCTAGAGGAGTCAAGTTATTTCGTGCAGGTTATTTCGTGCAGGGTAGAGGGACAACGCAACTCAGTTTGGGGGGTTATTGAAAGATGTTTTTTGCACGCAAGCCAGCGGTTTCATCGGGTTCGTTGACCTATCTGGGTGAAAAGTGCGAGATCAATGGCGATATCCACCTGGAAGGCAACCTGCGGGTTGATGGCATTGTCCACGGCAATGTGGAAGTTCTGGGCGATATGGAAGTGTCGCACACCGGGTTGGTTGAAGGGCTGGAAATTCGCGCCCGCAACCTGATTATTCACGGTGTGGTCAAGGCGCGTCTCATGGTAGATGGCAAGCTGTCAGTCAGCAAAACCGCCCGTCTGGAAGGCGACGTGACGGCTGGCGCGATTGACATCGAAGGTGGCGCATTCTACACCGGGCACATGGCCACGACGGATGCCAAGTCGCTTCCTGGAACCGGCCGCTTGCCAGAGCTAATTGGACGAGAGCAGACTGGCGGGCTTGGGGGCTAGGGATCAGGGGCGATCGCCCGACCCTATTCCCCGTTACCTCGCCACCCAGTCATCGCGTCATCCCGTGACTGTGCCCGTCAGCGGCGAGCTTGCGCTGGCGTAGCTTTTCACCGGGATGCGGCCCGAGAGATAGGCCAGACGGCCGGCCTGGGTCGCCAAGCCCATTGCGTGACCCATGAGGACGGGATCTTGCGCCTGGGCGATCGCCGTATTGATTAACAGCGCATCGGCCCCCATTTCCATCGCCTGAGCGGCCTCGCTGGGCGCACCAATCCCTGCGTCCACGACAACAGGCACGCTGGCATTTTCGATGATGATTTGAATGTTCGCAGCGTTGCGAATGCCCTGACCAGAGCCAATCGGGGAACCCAGCGGCATCACCGTCGCGCAGCCCGCCTCTTCTAGGCGCTTGGCCAGCAGCGGGTCAGCGTTGATATAGGGCAACACGGCAAAGCCTTCCTTCACCAACTGCTCCGCCGCCTGGAGCGTGCCAATCGGGTCAGGCAGCAGATATTTGGCATCGGGAATCACTTCCAGCTTCACAAAGTTGTTGTCCTCTTGTCCCAGCAGTTTCGCCATTTCCCGCCCCAGTCGGGCGACGCGGATTGCCTCTTCTGCCGTCTTGCAGCCTGCGGTATTGGGCAACATCCACAGCGTTTTCCAGTCCAGCGCTTCGCCCAGCCCCTCATGCCCCGGCGCGTTGGTCTGCACGCGGCGCACCGCCACCGTCACGATCTCGCTGCCGCTAGCGGCAATGCTGCGGCGCATCAGGTCGAAATTGGCATATTTGCCCGTGCCCGTCATCAACCGCGACCGGAATTTGCGTCCAGCAATGATCAGCAGCTTTGGGTCAGGCGTTGACGTGGATGCAATGGGAACTTCAGCGGAGATTGGGTCAGCAGGTGTAGCAGTTTGGATCATGGCAGCGGAATTTAAGGGTGGGGGAGAGGCTTGGGAGGAAGGTGGCTGGGGAACTGGAGCAGGCAGCAAGCCAGCGCCCGCTTGAAATCGCTGCCAGGAGAAGGCAGCCAGCAGCGGGTCAGCCTGCTGATGACACACCCAGTCGGCAATCAGGCGGGCAGTCATCGGCGTGAGCAAAATGCCGTTGCGATAGTGCCCGACGGCGAGGGTGAGGTTATCGCAGGGACCAGGGCCGAGGATAGGCATCTCGTCTGGCGTGGCTGGGCGAAAGCCCCACCAGGTTTCTTGAATCGGGAAGTGCTGGAG
The Thermoleptolyngbya sichuanensis A183 DNA segment above includes these coding regions:
- the psbA gene encoding photosystem II q(b) protein, translating into MTTTIQRRDSASAWERFCAWVTSTNNRLYVGWFGVLMIPTLLTATTCFIIAFIAAPPVDIDGIREPVAGSLLYGNNIITGAVVPSSNAIGLHLYPIWEAASLDEWLYNGGPYQLVCFHFLIGIFAYMGRQWELSYRLGMRPWICVAYSAPLAAATSVFLIYPIGQGSFSDGMPLGISGTFNFMFVFQAEHNILMHPFHMLGVAGVFGGSLFSAMHGSLVTSSLVRETTEVESQNYGYKFGQEEETYNIVAAHGYFGRLIFQYASFNNSRSLHFFLGAWPVVCIWFTALGISTMAFNLNGFNFNQSVLDSQGRVINTWADILNRANLGMEVMHERNAHNFPLDLASGEAIPVALTAPAINS
- a CDS encoding peptidoglycan DD-metalloendopeptidase family protein, with protein sequence MNPRIPKRYTLMIACTGRSPLTITFRPAVVLTTLAVVAAIPIVGVGKVFYNYTQRNHSLTEENSALAEQAKEILEQVEVLEAQIGDLQQRAGMEDDSGTAEAESAGDRPLRPPVRQSESSNFQGGLSQAVPPELMLQAAQAQIPGLLQKLQQRVQPALEKTLIREDARPKGVPLKGRGVEISSEFGLRRNPFGSGYELHQGMDFTAAYGTPIHATAPGRVVTAGWSQGGYGYHVIVDHGYGYRTLYAHMTKVEVEAGAKIERDRLVGYLGSTGRSSGPHLHYGVYYNDQPIDPKDYLE
- a CDS encoding bactofilin family protein, which codes for MFFARKPAVSSGSLTYLGEKCEINGDIHLEGNLRVDGIVHGNVEVLGDMEVSHTGLVEGLEIRARNLIIHGVVKARLMVDGKLSVSKTARLEGDVTAGAIDIEGGAFYTGHMATTDAKSLPGTGRLPELIGREQTGGLGG
- the thiO gene encoding glycine oxidase ThiO; this translates as MNSASDVLIIGGGAVGLAIAVELRLRGVSVTLLSRDFKQAASHAAAGMLAPYAEHLDGPMLDLCLQSRALYPDWTQKLEDLTGQSTGYWPCGILSLELAIEGSSPRQRAHLPSPHSSPYLDTAAIHLAQPGLGDRVVGGWWYAEDGQVDNRALTLTLRLAAESLGVEMHEGVEVLGLEQRREQVVGVQTSAGLWRSPHYILATGAWSRALLPVPVQPRKGQMFSVTVPSGAMASATAELPLQQVLYAPGAYIVPRRDGRIVVGATSEPVGFMPGNTPAGLNELLAGAIAVYPALQHFPIQETWWGFRPATPDEMPILGPGPCDNLTLAVGHYRNGILLTPMTARLIADWVCHQQADPLLAAFSWQRFQAGAGLLPAPVPQPPSSQASPPPLNSAAMIQTATPADPISAEVPIASTSTPDPKLLIIAGRKFRSRLMTGTGKYANFDLMRRSIAASGSEIVTVAVRRVQTNAPGHEGLGEALDWKTLWMLPNTAGCKTAEEAIRVARLGREMAKLLGQEDNNFVKLEVIPDAKYLLPDPIGTLQAAEQLVKEGFAVLPYINADPLLAKRLEEAGCATVMPLGSPIGSGQGIRNAANIQIIIENASVPVVVDAGIGAPSEAAQAMEMGADALLINTAIAQAQDPVLMGHAMGLATQAGRLAYLSGRIPVKSYASASSPLTGTVTG